The Lysinibacillus pakistanensis genome includes a window with the following:
- a CDS encoding PadR family transcriptional regulator, with product MSVKYGLLTLLYQQNNHGYELKVELESLLSIKGKINPGQIYTTLDRLIRDQLVSSAEIDDQERKLYKLEKSGENELKKWLLEPVPYHSTKDDFHFKWSCARKIHFEQEKIMLEQQKAMIMKDVIELTKLKTEFLIQNEEHKYLLINGTLLHLEADLNWISQIENRIRS from the coding sequence ATGTCAGTAAAGTATGGACTATTAACATTGTTATACCAACAGAATAATCATGGATACGAATTAAAAGTAGAATTGGAGTCTCTTCTAAGTATCAAAGGAAAAATTAATCCTGGTCAAATTTATACTACTCTTGACCGTCTCATTCGTGATCAACTCGTGTCATCTGCAGAGATAGATGACCAAGAAAGAAAGCTATATAAGCTAGAAAAGTCAGGAGAAAATGAATTAAAAAAATGGTTATTAGAACCTGTACCTTATCATTCTACTAAGGACGACTTTCATTTTAAATGGAGCTGTGCTCGAAAAATCCATTTTGAGCAAGAAAAAATTATGCTAGAACAACAAAAAGCAATGATAATGAAAGATGTTATAGAATTGACTAAATTAAAAACGGAATTTCTTATTCAAAATGAAGAACATAAATATTTATTAATCAATGGCACACTTTTACATTTAGAGGCAGATTTAAACTGGATAAGTCAGATTGAAAATAGAATTCGTTCATAA